ACCGGCAGCCGGAGGGGTATGGAGAGCCTTGCGATCAAGGAGATACCATTCACGGCGCTGATCTTCTCACATTCTGGGCCACCTCTGGCCTAGAATCTCTcctagccctggctgccctcaaGTCATGGGACCTGGCTTTGCAGGTCAGACATGCTCCAGGGCTGCCAGCTGGAGAAGCCCGCCTCTGTTGCTTCCCCAGGCCCTTTCTCATCCAGCTTCTCCCTCATCTTGTATTTGTGAGGATGGGTCTGAACTCTGGGTCTAAGCTTGGACACCTACcctgtctcctctttcctctcagcTGACCTGCAGCATCAGGTCTGTGGACCACCAGCAAcgccttctcctttccttttcccagcaaCCTTTGCAACTGGTCCCGTTCTCCGGCCTCACATTGCAATAATCTGAGGCCTAGCCTCCACTCAGTGCCAAGCTGATTCCACTCACATGTATGCTCGCCTCTCCTTTTATCCACAGAggcctctcctgcctcttttttATATGgacacatataaattatatatatatgtaaagaactcaTTTAAAGAAAGTTTGAGAACTACTACCAACTAGAGGATGAAATAAGCTCATCTCAGAGCTCGGCCTGCTATGGGGCCCTCCGCCGCCGCCCTGACACTCTGGATGGAAAGATGAAGACcctctgtgtggttttttttttgccttttcctctTCCAGCTGACTTGTGATTCACAGTCAGTTTTCCAGTTGATGCTTTTGGACTAAACAGGATATGGGTGTCACCTCCTCTGTCCCAAGGGTGTCTGTCCTGTGGGCTGATGGCTCAGGAGCACACCTCTGTCTGTTTGGATCTTCTTGTGAATGCTGCCGAGGTCGCTGAGCTCCAGCGTGGCCTCTGCGCAGACCTACTGGCAGGAATGAAGGTCACTGTACCTTGCGGAGCGCCACCTACCAGCAAGCCCAGGCTGGATGATAGAATAAGGTGGAGGAAGCTGTTCGTTCATTCATGGTCTcggggaggaaggaggtggagtagcaaggttttaatttttttttttttttagtgaatcaGAAAGGCCTAGCTAAGGACGTAGTTGAGAATAGAGACACATCACAGGTTGACATCCTTTAAACCTTGCATCACATAGACCAACAAGTGAGTTGGGGGGCGATGGGGGGAGGATGGCCCTCTCAACAAGCTACCGTGAACCAGTCTTTCCTATTGTTTGGCCAACAGTTTGACCTCTTTGGTGACATAAGCCTTGTGACTAAGCGCCTAACATTTAAGGTCCGCTCCCATTGGATGTGGGGAGCTGTTGAGTATGTGGAGAGGCGTAAGGGGTTTTAAATCCAAATTGTTTAAATTGGATTAGCTGAAGTGTGTATTATAACCAAACCATCTGGCCCCTTTGTTTTGCTCAGGGGAGTAAATGCTCATTTGAATGAGATCAGAAAGGCTATTTAGGGCCAGTAAAGAGACCTCAGCCCTTTGTCCAGCTGCCTGAGGGTCCTTTGATTTTCAggccagtgtctcactctctgtgtcctgggggtgggggcgacAGCAGAGGTGCGAGCTCATTAGCCACAGACCCGCGCGGTTTCCCCCGACACTAGTCACGCTTCCCATCAGTAAAGACATTTTTTTAGTTCGCTTCCTTAATTGTATAattctttatttgtaaattatatacatgtactaCTGTACTAAAATATTATGTACAttataaaacatacacaaaaatagaaatttaaaaaagatgagatgaaaataaatctaaatcaaagttctaatatttttttttttcctgccttctaATAGACCATCACGTTCCTCTCCCCTAACTGTTGCCCCTAACATGCCCATAAGGATTAGTCCAATCCAGGGCCTGACAAAATGCAGTAAGTGGTCTGCTCCATCTAGAGGTCCTGGGAAGTTGTCCAGGGCTCAGGAACTCCTCCTGATGGCTAACTCTTGACGATCGCCTCCCACCTCCTCAGGGAGGGACAACCATGTGCCATACACTGTTGCTGGGTCCTAGGGACGGTGGTTAAAGAGGTCAGCTCCCTGTCTTCATGGGTCTCACAGTTATGGGGAAGTCTGGGTGAGACGTTGTTATCATCGCCACTGCGGACTctgagaggggctggggagagacacTAAAAGTAATACTACAGAGTAAAGAATTTGGGGAACGGGGAGAGAGTTTTGACCTAGGAAGCTGCCTGAATGTCCTGAGTGTTCCAGGGGACAGGGTGGTGGAAGGGAAGTTGCTTTAACGTGATTGCAATGCTTCCTGAAAGGCCACACACTCAGTTTCCCCCAAGGCTGAAACCTGAGAGGCAGAGTGGGCAAGAGGGTCTCTCTGGTCAAAGCATGCTCCTGAGTCCCAACCATACATGTCCATTGACTAGGTGGCTGATGCCATGAGGAGAGAGCTGAGGAACTAGGTTAAGTTCTGGCCTTGGACTCTTGGCAGGTATCTTAGGATCCAGGGCAGATGCTGAGGGAACAAAATGGGGTCAGGTACAAGTTCACTAAATGGTTACTTGAAGTCAACTGGGGTCATATACAGATAGGAGAATTCATCTGAGTCATAAAGGTGGTTTCTGGATGAAAACCTAGAAGGCAACAACTTAAAGCCCTCATAGAGGCTAAGTGAGGGCTCTAACCTGGATCGGAATAAGATCTGACCAGTGGCTtcaccaagaggtcagagcagtgaATTTGGGGTcccatagagatcagaggtcacacgTAAGGATTATGGCCCTAAGAAAGCTCTCAAGACAACAGCAAACGATAGCAGAGGGATCTAATGAGAGCATCTCCTGGGGCCGGGAAGAGGTCCATGATCTACAGGTTTGTGTAACATTCAGCTcagtaattttctttcatttttttcccctttgtactACGTGCCCCCTCAACGAAAATAATGACTTTATAAATTTAGACTTTTCTTAATCATCACCTCATCGAGTTTTTGCCACTTTGTGATTCAAGGTTGCAAGGCTCAGGATTCTGTCACCACCCCCTTCGAGGTGGCCATCGTCCAGCCATCTGTCAGGAGCAGCGCTGGGTCCATCTGCATGTGGCCACCACAGCAACTCGATGAGGGCTACAATTTCTTCCCCATCTCTCACTAAGCAGCAACTGTGGGTTGGAGAAGGCACAGAGCTAGTGAGGGCCAGAGCTGGCACTCGATTCCATCCCTCATGTTGCTCTGTGCCTCTGGGTCCCACTCCTCTATCAGTGCCTGTCTAGTTCTATGCTGGGCCATTCGAGAATGTGTATAAGCATACACAAACGTGTACACATTCACCCCAGCTCTTTGGAGAGAAGGCTTCAGTTCCAGGAGGCTGGCATCTTGCTTCCTGGTATTCTAGGTAGCTGATGAGAAGGACTCTTCACCCTGGACTCCATCTGCCTCCTCCATGCCTGAGATCAGACCTTCATCGGAGCTGCAGGTTTAGACATGCCCTGCCTCTGAGGGGGTTTAAATTGGGGAAAGAGCAATACCCTGTGGGCTTCGAAGCTGCAGCTGTTCTGGTCCTTCTGGCAATGAGGGTGCCCATTATACTGTCTTACATGTCCAGACTCTGCCTGTGATGTGCCTGAGGCCCCAAGGGTCATCTTTACCTCCGCTGCCCCGGTGCCAACCCCACAGCCCTATTCTTCCCTCTTCACCCACCTGGGCGGGAAACTGTTGCCTCAATCCAGCTCCCTAGCTCCAGGGCAGGGACTGGGCCAGAGTTCTGAGGCTGAGTTTAAAGCACAACAATTTGCGTCAATCCCTTGGCTgggtttcccagcacccaggggggACACCTTATAAATGATTTGGAAGGAAGACTTGGAGCAGGTCCTTGGAGCTGGGGCCAGCGGAACTGGAGAGAGGGTCACTTCCGCTCAGGGACTGCCCTGGCCCTCTCCAATCTTTATTCAGTACCCATGTGCCTTATCCCAGGTCCTGAGTCTATCTACCCTCCTCACCTGGGGCCAGGTACACACAGTCAAACAGGAATtagttctgattttatttataatataaaaatgttcaagTGTCAACAGTCAGGTGTTTGGACATGTCAGGATTTCCCGTTTGCTcctgtttgggattttttttttttcttgtctgttttttttttttagacaattgCCATTTTTGACAAATTAGCATTGGATCCAGTTGTGAGGGCCGGGGTGGGCAGAACTCGAGGATGGAAGTCataggtggggtggggctgggctgtGAGGACACGGTGTTACTTTATTGCTAAAAGGGGAATCGAATACACTGTCGGAGTGGCTCTTCTGGGTCCCAGCGTGACCATGCATTCAATCTAAAGAATCTGAAATGCAAAGGACATGCAGGTGTAAAATAGAAAAGACGACCTGTAAACGAAGgtgctgcagaggacagaggctaTCCTGGAGGCCGCAGGGGAGGAGGAGCCGTGAAGGTTGGGCCCCTGGTAGAGGCTGCCCCCTCCCTAGGCCGGGGGCTGGTGGGGAGActgccttctctgtcctctttccCTCAGCAGCTGTGAGGAGCGGGGAGGACCCCTCCCCATTCTAGTCTCTCTAGTGGGGGTCCTGTGTCTCCCCCTGGAAGTAAGCCGACCTCAATTCCAGCTGTAAGCTTAGGATACCCCGCTCTCTCTGCCCAGGACTCCAGATTTGGACTGGGGAAGATAAAACTCTGCCTTGTCTTCACGTTCTTCCTCACTGTCCGCTAGCCTCAGGGACATTAGAACCTCGGTCTGTCTCTTCTTTCCCTGCCTTTTCTCACCTCCACTGGTTTGGGATCCTATAAGCGTCCATCCCCACCCTGCACCCCAGACGACTCTCCAGGAGCCCCAGATTAGCGTACAGCAAAAGGCACCACAATATAGGTTTCTATTAAAGAGTCAAAAAATTGgcccatctctcttttttttttgttgtttcttttttttttccgaagcTGTAAATCAGGATGTTACATATAAATAGTTTCCCTATAAAAACGTCTTTGCCGTTAGCTAGTATtataagacaattttttttttgctaaaatgaaaataaaacattttgttatacttttttcctttttatagaaaataaaaatatttttatttctttgttcgcTCCTATTCCCTCTCCAGTCGGTGGTCTCCGCTCTCCCTGGAGACCCGGGGTGGGCGAGGCGGGGGTGGGGCCCTAGAGGGGCCCCGAGTCCTGCTTGGCCCTCGTGGGCGGCCCACGGCTGTGTCTGCTGCTGGCGCGCGTGCTGTGGCTGTCCAGGGAGTAGTAAGTCCTGCTGTCGGCCGCCGGGCACAGCGGCGGCGAGTCCGAGCGCAGCGCGTCGTGCGCCGCTCGCAGGCCGAGGAAAGGCGTGCTCTCGGCCGCCAGCGCCCCGTCCGCGTCGTCCGCGTCGTCGTCCGAGGCCGACGCCGAGCCGCAGCCCGAGCCGCTGCTCAGCGACAGCGAGTCCCGCGCCGCGCGTGCGCGCTGCGCCGCCAACCCGTTGAGGCGCGAGCGCCGCCAGCGCCGCGGCCCCGCTGACGTCCTGCGGGACGCGCCGCGCGTgcgcggccgcggcggcggcgggggcgcgcACTCCTGCGTGGTCTCGTACTCGTCGTCCTCCGGGATGCGGAAGGGGCTGGCGGGCAGGCTGCCCAAGCTGCCGCCCAGCGCGCAGGCGCTGCGCCGCGGTCCCGGCCCCGCCGCGGGGTAGTAGTAGCTGTCGTAGCTGCGCTGCATGTCCGCGCCGGACCCCGGCCCGGGGCCCGGCGGCGCCGGGTGCCGCAGGAGCGGCTGCTGCTCCGCCAGGCGGTAGCTGATGGGCGCGGCGGGCGGCAGCGACACGGCATGCGCAGAGTTGGGCGACGTGATCTCGAAAGTCGGCACCTGCGTGGCCAGCGAGTAGTGGAAGTCCACGGGCGAGAGGCGCGCGGGCGTGGTCAGGGCCGACACGTACCTGCGGGAGAGACAGAAGCGTGGGTCGGGGAATCTGGGTGCAGGGCCAAGAGATGCCAACCAGAAAGGACCCTCTCCGTAAGAGTGAAGGCTGTGGCTGTGACCACGTTCAGTTTCCATGATCCCTCCCAGCCTGTTTTCGTCCGTTAACCATAGATAACTGTAGTGTTTACTGCAGTGTGATGCTGGACGATTTAGGAAATGTACTAGGGAAGTACCCTAGCCCAGTGTCTGTTTTCGATAAGCATCCGTAAGTGGTCATTTGTTGTAGAGATGCTCACAGTGTCCGGGTTATGTTTAGCTTGGGGTATTTTACGTGTGGTCTCATCTATTCTGGAGAATTTGTGGGTGAGGGCCATACTACACGGGAAAAAGAGACTCAGACATTTAAGTGCCAAGGACGTAATGACCAAGATGTGGCCTGATCCATTCTACATAATAACCAAGATGTGGCCTGATAAACTAAGTCCCTGTTTCACCAAGACTCCACTAGGTGTCTCTTCTTGGAGCGAATGACTCCCAGGTCCACGAAGGCCTGTTTTTGCTAATTCCTACCAGTGTGAATTCAGGTTAGGCAGAAACCAGTAAGCCTAATTCCAGAAACCACTAGCCACCATCCAGAGACTCTTTGGATTTGAGCTCACTGCCCTTGCACGGAAGGTTTATCCCAGGGCTTGGCTTGAGTGAGGGAAATGACATCTTGTATTGAAGCCACAGGGAAGTGACATTGGGTGGGCTCCTCAAGCCAGGGCAGACAGATACCAAGATAACAATAACACGGATCTCTACTCCCCTTACTTCCTTGAACAGTTTGCTTTTGGTAATATATCCCCAGACGTTCCTTTTTGCTCTTCACAGTCCCCCTGTGAGCCTTCAGCTGCCACCATTGTCCACTTCAGGACAGGGATCACTCACCACCATGCCTTTCTTCCAGACTGCTCTGCCAGGTGCCTGACTGCTCTCTGGAACTGGCTCAGCGTCCTTCCTACTCTCTTACAGAACCAGTGGACTGCCCTTCTCCCCTTGCCCACATGCAGATCTAATTAGCTGCCAAGTCCTACTCACTCCTTTTATGAGGCGCACTCTCCAGTCTGAGCCAGATGTTCTTTCTGGTCCTGCCACCACCGTGGGGTCTCTTTCACTCTAGGAAGTTCCcagagcaaacaaaacaaaactaccccccttccaaccaaaaccaaaccaaccaaacctcAGCTCTGCTAAGGACGCCCTTCCTATATATCCAcccaggctccacctcccaagcaagCAGAAGCCAAGGGCCCTTGGTCTATCTCTGCCCAGCCTGCCTGTTGAGCTCCATGGCTCCTCACTGCCCACCCTGTTTCTCTTCAGCGTGCTCTTAAGTGTTTCTCTTAGAACAGCTGCAGCGATACACCATGTCAGCAAAgcttcccttccccatctccctgcCGATGGTCTCCCCATTACCTAGTGCCAGGGTTACCACTGATGACAACAGAGACAGGCGTGAATGAGGCAGAACTCGGTACATTATCTTGGGGTCCTTTACGAGCTCCATGTGCAGCAGGTATTTTTTCCCCCATGTACACTGAAGGAACAAATTTTGAGGCACCTGCCCCAGATCATGCAGAGAGCGGTGGGGCTGGGCTTGGAAAGGAAAATCTGGGTGCTTCTTGGAGCCTGTAGCTGGAGCGGGTTTCTCTGCCCTACTGTGGCGTCTGTGCTTAGCACTTGTGGAAACTGCTGAGCGTGCCAGTGGTTTGTCCCTGGCTTGGAATAAGAGCAGGTAGGCCATCTCTGGTATGCTTGATCAGCCCAGGCCGGACATAGAGCCATTTGAGTCATAGAGAGGTAGAATTTGCCCCGTCCTGGAGCCTCTCCTGACATGGTgtgccttcctctgctttcctctcaCAGACCTAGCTTGCCTAACAGCCACTGGGAAGGAGATCAGGATGGGGTCTAGCTCCCAGGACTCCTGATGTGGAGTCAGGAAAGAAAGGAGTTTCTttagttcgtgtgtgtgtgtgtgtgtgtgtgtgtgtgtgtgtgtgtgtgtgaagatgagagagagaagagagaaagagagagagagagagagagagagagaacatgtgtgccacagcatgtgtatggagggcagaggacaacttgtgggagctggctctttccttccaccttgtgggttctaggaattaaaCTTAGACCACCAGGCTTGGTGGACAAGCTTATTTGCTACTGAGCAGTCTTGCCAGCCCCAGGGAAAAAGACATTTCCTGGTTCTTACTTTATCGACTTCTCAGGATCCCAGCAATGCCCTGGGCACTGGGACCCTTATGCTGCTGCTGCCAGGCCCAGAGATCATTCTTGGCTTATGTCCTTGTCCTCGGGTCAGTGCCCTTGAAAGTGACCTCTTTTCTCAGCCTCTAGTCTCCTTGATCTTggtgtctttctgtttctgttgagATGTGAGGTCTTTAGGTGATACTGGGAACCAGACAACCTTGGTCCTGTGTGGATAGTCCCGTTTGCCCCCATGCTCCAGTATGGTTATTAATGTTCCCTAATGGGACAAACTATGTGGTCACTCTAACCAGATCTATTGAGCTAGATACAATTCTAATCCCAGGAGACCACTTAACCTTTCTGAGACCTTGTCTGCCCAACAGAAATACTGAATGAGGCTCCTGGCAACGCCTCTGAGGCACCTGAAGGGTCAGCTTTGGGTTGGCAGTGGCAGCTTTCTAGCCGAGGAGGGGTCCAGTCAAGGGGTACCGAGGAGGGGTTCAGTCAAGGGGTAGTAGGAACTGACCTCTCACTGTGTGGAGAGTCACGCAGGGAGTCTATGGAGTCGTGgtaaggtggcatggcagccctGCGCCGCTCCTCCTGGCTGTAGGCTGCCGCCCTCCGCGCCCGCGCCTCCACACATGCCGGGCTGTTGCACTTGCTGGTGCCCACCGACGACAGCATGATGCCCGACTGGGAATCCGAGGTCAGGCTCTCCGAGCGTTCCAGGCTCCACGTGTGGCTCTCATGTCTGGGAAAACCAGATAGGCGTGAGTTGGTAGGTGAGGAAGGGCAGGCTGTCCTAATGCAGGTGTGTGGTCCCATGGCCACCCTGCCCTGGGTTCTTCATCCCATCTGTGTGTCCCTTCGGTCACTGTCCTCTCCACTCTCGGGTGATGTGGAGTGTCACAGGTCTTCAGCCCTGACAGTGGGCGAAGCAAGACTGGGATCCTGGGGTGTAGAGGCTCTTTTTCTCCTGTCaccaacgccccccccccagctgggACGCTTCCACCCCCACGTTCCTTATCCATCCCTCAGGATCCCAGCCTcagtggccaatagcaaggccTCTGATTTTTGCACAGCGCTCCCCCACGGATGGAGGGCCCAGCTCTGTTATTTTTCCAGCTGTAGGGATTACTGATGTGCTTGTGCAGACAGGTTGCCCCAGTCCTGGAGAGTCGGGTGGGCTGTGGTCGGTGTGCGAACACAAGAGAAGATGCCAACTAGCTGTGGAGGGCTGAGTGACAAACGACAGGAGTTAGCAGGCCCTGGTGCCGCTCACCTGTGGCTGGAGGTGGGCGTGGCCGTGGAGCAGTGGTGAGAAGGTGAGCAGGAGCGGCTCCCAGAGAACGTGGTCTCAGTTTCCCTCCGGATCACGTGGTCTGTGGCTGGCACATTTTTGGAGATGTACTgggaaaacagacaggaagttgGGAGGAGTTAGTGATGGAGACTAGAGAGGCTTCCTTTCCTGGTAGGGAGGGCAAGGGATGAGCACTGAGTGGGTTAAGGGGTGACCCACTGGGTGAGCTGTGACGATGTTGGGTCAGGGATGGCCCCAGACAATCGCCCCCCCCTTCAATTCTTCCTTATGGAAATGAGCAGAGTGAAGCCAGGTCCCCGGTGAGgtggtgcctggcacacaggacTGACTCCTCATAGCTTGAGTGGCATCCACCCTGGCCCATCCCTGCAGCCAGAGAAGGTAGCTGTCCAGCAAGAGCTAAGAGCGGGGCAGGTCTGGGAACACCACTCACATCTGCCATCTGGATCTCCTCAGGGTCCAGCCGAGGGTGGCTGGGCCCATTGGCCAGGCTCCGGTTCTGGTGGGCTGGACACATGTTCTGCCGGAGATGGTTATGCATCTGCCTCCGCTGTTTTCTGCACAGGAGAAGGGTAGGTGAGCCTGGCATAGCTCCCTTAAAGGGATGAAATACCCTGGCCTCTCCTTCCAGGGAGCTGGGCAATGCACAGAACCCTATTGCTTTGTACTGTGTGGTCTTGGGCAAGTTCTAGAAGTTCATGAGGACATTCCACTTCCTCCACTTGTAGTTTAGAACCCCTTACGACCCCAAAGACCACTGACCATAAAAAGCCCATCAGTGACTCTCACACTGTgctagcccctccctccctctctccctcccccctccctccttcatttGCTTAGTAATTGTTTTTACTGTGTTCCAGACACTGCTTTGGAACAGATGATGTAAACATGGCCCATGCTTCATGCAGCCTGGGGGCCAGTAGGGGAGTTGGATAGTAAATACACAAGTCCATGAACAGTCAGTTTCAGTGaagttttacaaagaaaataaaacagaatgctGTGATTCAGGAGCCAGGCCTGCGGGACTCCCGTATACTGACACATAATAAATGCTCAGGAAATTATATTATCATATGCAACTGTAATTATATCACTCCTATGGCTCAAACCCTTCCCGGCCTTCAGCATTCCATTTTTCTCCCCAGCCTTGTCTCTTGCTGCCTCCCTCTACCCAGCTGGCTGCTTCCCGGGACAGCATGCTTCTGATCCTGCAGCGCTCTGCCCTGCGCTCCAGCCTCTTCACCCgctcctgtcctctctccttaGGCCCTCACCTGAATGCCACTTCCTAGGCCAAGGCCTTCTGCTCTCCTGCTGAGGATAGGGGCTTCAGAAATGGATCTTGCTGGCCAGAtacagtggaggcagggggatttctgtggatcccagggcagccagggctatatagtgatgTGGAACATGCTTGGAGCCCGGTCACGAGCCTGGGGCCGGGCCTAGTGTTAGCACCAATGCAGAGCTTACTTAAGTGTTAGCTTACTGCAGTCGTGAGTAAATGCAGGGCCCAGAACTGGTACTTCTTTCCTCAGTTCGTGGACTCTACTTTCTTGGGCTGAGTCCCAACCCCCTCCTTACTTCCCAGCCTTTCTGGTTCTGGTCCCATCCAAGATGCGGTCAGCGGGACCTTAGATCCCATCTGTAGGGCAGCAGGAGTCCAGACCCAGAGACTCAGTCTCTGAAATGGTAACTCTGCCTAGGCTCACGTTCCAGATGCAAACGCGTTGCATCACCTCACTCTACAGTCTTCGTTGGCTCCATACCATCCGGAGCCTGGCACCAAGGTTTTAAGGGGCACCTGAATCCCAGATAtctttagtttctgtctctttccGACCCCGGCTTTTTGCTCTGAGCAGTCTGGGCTGCCCTCTCTCGCTTGTCTTTCCGTTTGTCCTCTTCGACATGACCTTGCCAGCTTCCCCAGCAACTTGCCCTGAGATagcccactccctcctcctctgtgctcCTTTTGCAGTACCTCCAGCGTGGGGGTGCACAGTGCTGTCGAGGCACCTGTTTGTCTCGGGAGGGCAGGCTTCCCTGCACATCTTCCTTCCCAGCATGGCCCAGGGCCTCGCCCACCAGCACTCCAGCCCCTACCCATCTGAAATTATAAGGGTAATTATGCCACTCCTATGACTTAAACCCTTCCCCCGGCCTCTAGTGCCCCATTTTTCTCCCCCAGGCTTGTCCCTTGCTGTGAGAGCCTGCAAAGGGCATCTGGGAGCTCCAGTGAGGTCACTGCAGTGTCCTTTGAGGTGCACACTAGACTCAGTTTTCTCAAGGCCCTGCGGGAGATAGCAGCGTTGGGTTTGAACCAAGACTTGCCTGTCACTTTGCCTGTCACTTGGTGCTACAGCTGCAGAGTCCCTGAGACTACTGGGGACAGGAAGCTGTAGGCTCTCAGGCTGGGCAGAGTGGGTCCAGGGAGAAAGTGTGTTCTCACAAGGATATATTGGAGCCCCACCCGCCGGGCTTGGCCCGTTCCGGGCTTGAGCATGTAACACTCACTTGGTCTTGCAGTAGGCGACCACACAGACGATGCCCACGACCAGCAGAGCCACACAGATGCCAGTAATGGTCAGGACTCTCTTCTGGTACAGCTCCTCAGCCTCTGCGGGGCAGAGCAGGAACAGAGCCCATGGAGACGCGTGTACAGAACCTCCCTGTCCCCAAGCTGTGGGCCCCCTCAGCACAGGATCTGTCCCTCTCCTTCCAGCCCTTCCCCTTGCCTGCTCTTAGACTGACTTTGCCTCCCCTCAGAcgccccctccccctgctcaccccctccccaagccCATATCTGCTCAATGCACATGAGTGGAGATATGGATATGGATAGGGATGGAGTAGGGGTGAGGTCCCGAGGCCACAGGAGAGGGGAGGCAACACCTTGACCAGCACCCCTGCCCTGCTCCATGGCGGCCCAGCAGAGGGTTGTGTTCTTCATGGCAATGACAGGGACCTGGAGCAAAGGCCTTGCTCAGGCACCCCGATTCCCTAAGAATTGGTTGGTGATAGGGTATCGGGCCCGGATTCGGGAGGTGCTAGGGCCAGGAGCAGGGACACAGCAGACTGACTGGGCCTAGCGAGGGTGTGGAAAGAAAGGCCTTTCTCCATTCCCACAGCCTGGTCAGGGCCATGCCTTGGCTCACCGGACCTTGTCGTCTGCTGGTGGCAGTGCAGCCCCCACCTGGCATGTGGGGTGTCCTTGTGCACAAGGAACGAGCCCGCCTTTACTAACGAGCCAGGTGAGGCTGGGCCCAACTGCTCCGTCTTCCCTCTGTTGCCTGGTGTGGCCACCCCTGCCCCTCTAAGACAGAGAAAGCCAGGAGGAAGACGAGGAAAAGCCAAGGCTGTGTCACAGAGAGCCCACCCTACTCAGACCTGCTGGCTGGCACTGCCACCTGCCCCTGCTCCCAGTTCAGTGAGAAGTGGGGGCAGGCCCTCCGTGATTGGCAGAGCTCTGAGAAATGTCCCTGATCCCTCAGATTTATGTCACCTCCTGTGTATACAAGCAACCTCAGAGCTACAAACCCTCTGGACACTCACATACCCGAGCTTTGGCTCCTGGAGTCACAGACGTGCCTTTCACACAGACACTCATACATGTGAATCTTCACACACAGCTGATCACATGCTCCAGAAATGGGCAAACGTGCATGCCCAAGCACTCTGAGTTACATTCAGGCAGAGCTTAACCAATCTCTGTCCCAGCGGGCTTTACTCTGTTCATCTACCAGTTCTTCCCAGCAAGTGTCTCCATCACTTCTTGGAGACCATTCTAGTCACAGTTACAAACAGCTTCCACTGGCTGGGCtttgatggcacatgcctttaatcccagcactcgggaggcagaggtgagtggatctctgtgagttcaaggccagcctggtctacagagtgagttccaagacaggctccaaagctacacagagaaaccctgtctcaaaaaaacaaacaacaaaaaaaccgcCCCCCCAAATCCAAAACAAACAGCTTCGACATTATCAAGTCCTCTG
The genomic region above belongs to Peromyscus leucopus breed LL Stock chromosome 19, UCI_PerLeu_2.1, whole genome shotgun sequence and contains:
- the Nrg2 gene encoding pro-neuregulin-2, membrane-bound isoform isoform X2 gives rise to the protein MRQVCCSALPPPLEKARCSSYSYSYSDSSSSNSSSSSRSSSRSSSSSSSNSSSSSESGGSNSNSGSSSISRPAAPPEPRPQPQPQPRSPATPRAAARSRAAAAGGMRRDPAPGFSMLLFGVSLACYSPSLKSVQDQAYKAPVVVEGKVQGLAPAGGSSSNSTREPPASGRVALVKVLDKWPLRSGGLQREQVISVGSCVPLERNQRYIFFLEPTEQPLVFKTAFAPVDPNGKNIKKEVGKILCTDCATRPKLKKMKSQTGEVGEKQSLKCEAAAGNPQPSYRWFKDGKELNRSHDIRIKYGNGRKNSRLQFNKVKLEDAGEYVCEAENILGKDSVRGRLHVNSVSTTLSSWSGHARKCNETAKSYCVNGGVCYYIEGINQLSCKCPNGFFGQRCLEKLPLRLYMPDPKQKAEELYQKRVLTITGICVALLVVGIVCVVAYCKTKKQRRQMHNHLRQNMCPAHQNRSLANGPSHPRLDPEEIQMADYISKNVPATDHVIRRETETTFSGSRSCSPSHHCSTATPTSSHRHESHTWSLERSESLTSDSQSGIMLSSVGTSKCNSPACVEARARRAAAYSQEERRRAAMPPYHDSIDSLRDSPHSERYVSALTTPARLSPVDFHYSLATQVPTFEITSPNSAHAVSLPPAAPISYRLAEQQPLLRHPAPPGPGPGSGADMQRSYDSYYYPAAGPGPRRSACALGGSLGSLPASPFRIPEDDEYETTQECAPPPPPRPRTRGASRRTSAGPRRWRRSRLNGLAAQRARAARDSLSLSSGSGCGSASASDDDADDADGALAAESTPFLGLRAAHDALRSDSPPLCPAADSRTYYSLDSHSTRASSRHSRGPPTRAKQDSGPL
- the Nrg2 gene encoding pro-neuregulin-2, membrane-bound isoform isoform X1, with the protein product MRQVCCSALPPPLEKARCSSYSYSYSDSSSSNSSSSSRSSSRSSSSSSSNSSSSSESGGSNSNSGSSSISRPAAPPEPRPQPQPQPRSPATPRAAARSRAAAAGGMRRDPAPGFSMLLFGVSLACYSPSLKSVQDQAYKAPVVVEGKVQGLAPAGGSSSNSTREPPASGRVALVKVLDKWPLRSGGLQREQVISVGSCVPLERNQRYIFFLEPTEQPLVFKTAFAPVDPNGKNIKKEVGKILCTDCATRPKLKKMKSQTGEVGEKQSLKCEAAAGNPQPSYRWFKDGKELNRSHDIRIKYGNGRKNSRLQFNKVKLEDAGEYVCEAENILGKDSVRGRLHVNSVSTTLSSWSGHARKCNETAKSYCVNGGVCYYIEGINQLSCKCPVGYTGDRCQQFAMVNFSKHLGFELKEAEELYQKRVLTITGICVALLVVGIVCVVAYCKTKKQRRQMHNHLRQNMCPAHQNRSLANGPSHPRLDPEEIQMADYISKNVPATDHVIRRETETTFSGSRSCSPSHHCSTATPTSSHRHESHTWSLERSESLTSDSQSGIMLSSVGTSKCNSPACVEARARRAAAYSQEERRRAAMPPYHDSIDSLRDSPHSERYVSALTTPARLSPVDFHYSLATQVPTFEITSPNSAHAVSLPPAAPISYRLAEQQPLLRHPAPPGPGPGSGADMQRSYDSYYYPAAGPGPRRSACALGGSLGSLPASPFRIPEDDEYETTQECAPPPPPRPRTRGASRRTSAGPRRWRRSRLNGLAAQRARAARDSLSLSSGSGCGSASASDDDADDADGALAAESTPFLGLRAAHDALRSDSPPLCPAADSRTYYSLDSHSTRASSRHSRGPPTRAKQDSGPL